GATAAAAGTCCTAAAGGAAGTGCTGCTTGTCCTAATATTTGTATTGTATTTTCTAAGATAATAGGTATATCAATTGATAGAAAATTAATACTTCCTCCAATAAAACATCCGATTATTAAGGGATTTGTAATAATAGATTTTACTAAATAAAGAAAAGTCAATTTACTTTGACTTATATATAAAGCAAAAATACTAATACATAAAACATTTATAAAAGGAATTACAAATGTAAGTAAAATTGCAGCTAAAACAATTCCATTGTCTCCTAATACAGCATCTGCAAGAGCTAAAAAAACATAAGTATTAAATCTTATTCCACCTTGCACTATTGAAGTAAATGAATCTTCTTGAAAGTTTAAAAATTTATTTAAAAACATCAATATTAGTAAAACTATAAATATTGTAATTAAAGCAGTTAATACATAATTTACACTATTACTTGAATCAAGTGATGCAGTTGAAAGTTTATATATAAGTAATGAAGGCATTAAAACATAGTAAGTCAGTTTGTCAGCTTGTGGCCAAAAATCATATGATGGAAACTTTATTCTTTTAAAAAAATAACCAATCATAATAAGTGAAAAAATAGGAATAAGTGCTGTAAATATATGGATCATGAATACTCTATAATGTGCTGATTTATTAAGGTGTTAGAAAATTAATTAAAAAATTGTACTAGGATATTAAAAGTATCCTAATACTTTGTGATGTTTATATAAAAAGCTTTTTGATACATCAAAAAATTCTATAAAAATAGAATTTATTTCATCAATCATGCTTCTTTTTACACTAGAATTTGAAAATGTAGTCATAATAAATCCTTTCTCTTTTGATAATTATAATTAGTTTTAATTTAAATGTAAAGTATTTTTTATAAATTACTTTAAATTTCTTAACTTTATGTTAAAATTAAGAAAAACAAAGGATTAGAATGTTTGTACAATTAAATGAAAGAGTTTTTTTAAACTTAAATAAAATCACAAGAACAAAAATTGACCATGTTGAAGATGGAATTAGAGTAAGATTCTATGAAGGTCAAGATCAAGTTGCAAAGTCACAAAGATTTGATGATGTAAAAAAAGCTGAAAAATGGTTGAAAAAACTTCTTAAGAGTGCATAGCTAAAAGGATTATTAAATGAACTTAAAAAATGAAAGCAAATTACTTTTTATAATTAGATATGCTCTACCATTTTTTATTTTAATAATCTCAATATTTGCAACTTTATTTTTACATTCTCAAAGTAAATCTGATTTTGAGAATGTAAAAAAAGAAATCGAAGAAAAATTTATTCAAAATAATAAATTAATCATAAAAGAACAAATTGAAACAATTTATTCTCAAATTATTTCAAAGCAAGAATCTACAGAAAAAAATCTAAAAGAATCCCTTCAATCAAGAATTTATGAAGTTCATTTGATAGTCTCAAATATTTATAAAAAATATAAAGATACTCACTCTAAAAAAGAAATAAGAGATATTATAAATGTGATTATAAAATCAATTAAATTTAATGATAATAGAGGCTACTTTTTTATTTATGATAAAAATGCAACTGGTGTTATTCATCCTTTATTACCTGATTTTGAAGGAAAGAATTTAGTAAATCTTCAAGATAGTAAAGGTGAGTTTATATTAAAAGAATCCTTAGATTTATTAGAAAATAATGATGAATCATTTCAAGAGTGGTATTTTAGAAAAGATAAAAATGATTTGAACGATTATAAAAAAATTGGTTTTATAAAAAATATTTATGAATTAGATTGGTTTATAGGAACTGGCGAATATATTCAAGATTTTACAAAAGAAGTAAAAAAAAGCATTTTAGATGAGTTTAATTTAATAGATTTTGATAATGCTAATAAATATCTCATAATTATAGATGAAAATAATAAATATATAAAACATACAAACAGTGAACTTCTTGGTAAAAGTATTAGTGCTGCTGCAAAAAAATATAAAGTTAATATTAATACACAAGAAGTACGAAATATTTCAAAAGCTGGTGGATATATAACTATTAAGTTTCCAAAACCTAATAATATTACACCAAGATTAAAAATAATATATAGTAAACTAATACCAAAATGGAACTGGATGATTTCAACTGGTTTTTATGTTGATGAAGTGCAAGTTTTAATTGATAAAGAAAAAGAAAAATTCGCTAAAAAACATGATAATGAATTAAAGAATATTTATTTACTCTCTTTGCTAGTTACTTTTGCACTTTTACTAATATCTTTTCTTATTTCTAAGCTTATTGAAAAAAGATTTAATGAATATAAATTAAATATAAATAAACAAATAAAAGAAAATCAAAAACAATATGAATTACTTTCTCAAAAATCTAAACTTGCAGCAATGGGAGAGATGATAGGAAATATTGCTCATCAATGGCGACAGCCTTTATCTGTAATTACAACAGCTTCTTCTGGAATAAAAATACAAAAAGAAACAGATTTATTGACTGATAAAATTTTATTTGATTCTTTGGATATTATTATCTTAACATCTGAGCATTTATCAAATACAATTGAAGATTTTAAAGATTATTTTAAGCCAGATAAAGAGAAAAGTATTTTTCTTATTGAAAAACCTATTAAGAAAACTTTTAGGCTTTTATTATCACAATCAAATATTAAAAAAGTAACTTTTATAAAAGATATAAATACTTTAAAAATTGAAGGATATGAAAGAGAACTTTTACAAGTTTTATTAAATATTTTAAATAATGCAATAGATGCTTTTGCTGAGGATACGAAGAATAAATACATATTTGTTAGTGCATATGAGAAAAATCAAAATGCAATTATTGAAATAAAAGATAATGCAGGAGGAATAGAAAAAGATTTATTAAAAAGAATTTTTGAACCTTATTTTACTACAAAACATAAATCACAAGGTACAGGTCTTGGACTGTATATTTCTCAAGAGATAATATCTAGGCATATGAATGGAAAAATTGAAGCTAAAAATACAAGTTTTACTTATAATGATGAAAAATATACTGGAGTTAAATTTTGTATTATTCTGCCTCTTCTTAAAGATTAAAGCACACTTTTTATATACTTTTGTTTTATATGATTTTAACACAAAAACAAAAGGCAAATAATGCAAGAAGAACACAGAATTGAAAAAGATTTTTTAGGCGAAAAAGAGATAGAAAAAAATGCTTATTACGGAATACAAACATTAAGAGCAAAAGAAAATTTTGATATAACAAATACAGATATATCTTTATTTCCAACTTTTATTAAGTCACTTGCAAAAGTTAAAAAAGCTTGTGCTTTGACTAACTTCGAATTAGGTGATTTAAATGATAGACAAAGAGATGCTATTATTCAAGCTTGTAATGAAATAATAGATGGAAAGTTTCATGACCAGTTTATAGTTGACCCTATTCAAGGAGGAGCTGGAACTTCAACTAATATGAATGCAAATGAAGTTATTGCAAATAGAGCCTTAGAAATTCTTGGTGAAAAAAGAAGTGCTTATCATATTATTCATCCTAATAATCATATCAATATGAGTCAATCAACAAATGATGTATATCCTACAGCCATTAAAATCACACTTTATGAATTAATTTATAGATTGAAAGATTCACTTCGATATTTAAGAGATTGTTTTCATGAAAAAGCACATGAATTTAAAGATGTTTTAAAAATGGGAAGAACTCAACTTCAAGATGCCGTTCCTATGACACTTGGACAAGAGTTTAAAACTTATGAAGTTATGATTGATGAAGATATTTTTAGATTAAGAGATGCCCAAGCAATGCTTAAAGAAGTTAACTTAGGTGCAACTGCAATTGGTACGGGAATTAATACAAAAGACTCATACCAAAGAAAAGCAATAAGTAATTTAAGAGAAGTAACAGGTATTGATTATGTAAGTGCTGGAGATTTAATAGAAGCTACACAAGATACAGGCGCTTTTGTTCATATTTCTGGAATCTTAAAAAGAGTTGCTATTAAAATTTCTAAAATTTGTAATGATTTACGTCTTTTAAGCTCAGGACCACGTGCTGGATTTAATGAAATAAATCTTCCAAAAGTACAACCAGGTTCTTCAATAATGCCAGGAAAAGTAAATCCTGTTATTCCTGAAGTTGTAAACCAAGTTGCTTTTGAAGTAATTGGTGCTGATGTTACGATTTCAATGGCTAGTGAAGGGGGACAATTACAATTAAATGTTTTTGAACCAATTATTGCTTATAAACTTTTTACTTCAATTAATATGATGAGACGTTCATTTTATACTCTTGCTGATAAGTGTGTAAAAGGAATAACTGCAAATGAAGATATTTGTATGGAATATATTTTAAACTCAGTTACAATTGTAACTTCATTAAATCCAATTTTAGGTTATGAAACATGCTCAGCAATCGCTAAAGAAGCCTTAGCAACAAACAGAAGAGTTTATGATATTGTCTTAGAAAAAGAACTATTTACAAAAGAAGAATTAGATAAACTTCTTCATCCAAAAAATATGGTTCATAATTATTCGAGTGTACTATAATGAATGTAACTATCATAAACACAGGTGGAACTTTTAATAAAAGATATAACCCTTTAAAAGGAATTCTAGAAGTTCCAAGCGATAATATTGCTTTAAATAAAATCATTGAATCTTGTCATAATGTAAACTTTGAAATTAAGAATATAGTTTCAAAAGATAGTTTGGATATGGATGATAATGATAGACAAGTTATTACAAAAGCTGTAAATGAAACAGCAAATGATAATATTATTATAATTCATGGAACAGATACTGTTGATTTAACATCAGCATTTTTAAGACAGC
This sequence is a window from Poseidonibacter parvus. Protein-coding genes within it:
- a CDS encoding cache domain-containing protein — encoded protein: MNLKNESKLLFIIRYALPFFILIISIFATLFLHSQSKSDFENVKKEIEEKFIQNNKLIIKEQIETIYSQIISKQESTEKNLKESLQSRIYEVHLIVSNIYKKYKDTHSKKEIRDIINVIIKSIKFNDNRGYFFIYDKNATGVIHPLLPDFEGKNLVNLQDSKGEFILKESLDLLENNDESFQEWYFRKDKNDLNDYKKIGFIKNIYELDWFIGTGEYIQDFTKEVKKSILDEFNLIDFDNANKYLIIIDENNKYIKHTNSELLGKSISAAAKKYKVNINTQEVRNISKAGGYITIKFPKPNNITPRLKIIYSKLIPKWNWMISTGFYVDEVQVLIDKEKEKFAKKHDNELKNIYLLSLLVTFALLLISFLISKLIEKRFNEYKLNINKQIKENQKQYELLSQKSKLAAMGEMIGNIAHQWRQPLSVITTASSGIKIQKETDLLTDKILFDSLDIIILTSEHLSNTIEDFKDYFKPDKEKSIFLIEKPIKKTFRLLLSQSNIKKVTFIKDINTLKIEGYERELLQVLLNILNNAIDAFAEDTKNKYIFVSAYEKNQNAIIEIKDNAGGIEKDLLKRIFEPYFTTKHKSQGTGLGLYISQEIISRHMNGKIEAKNTSFTYNDEKYTGVKFCIILPLLKD
- a CDS encoding sodium-dependent tyrosine transporter — its product is MFVQLNERVFLNLNKITRTKIDHVEDGIRVRFYEGQDQVAKSQRFDDVKKAEKWLKKLLKSA
- a CDS encoding AEC family transporter, with protein sequence MIHIFTALIPIFSLIMIGYFFKRIKFPSYDFWPQADKLTYYVLMPSLLIYKLSTASLDSSNSVNYVLTALITIFIVLLILMFLNKFLNFQEDSFTSIVQGGIRFNTYVFLALADAVLGDNGIVLAAILLTFVIPFINVLCISIFALYISQSKLTFLYLVKSIITNPLIIGCFIGGSINFLSIDIPIILENTIQILGQAALPLGLLSVGFGLVLKEIKASKKDIFTSSFAKHLITPLIMFCVAKYFGLDDTMILVLLIFSVLPTAPSSFILARQLGGNIGLMSSIITVQTLISALFIIAVLNFFN
- the aspA gene encoding aspartate ammonia-lyase, with amino-acid sequence MQEEHRIEKDFLGEKEIEKNAYYGIQTLRAKENFDITNTDISLFPTFIKSLAKVKKACALTNFELGDLNDRQRDAIIQACNEIIDGKFHDQFIVDPIQGGAGTSTNMNANEVIANRALEILGEKRSAYHIIHPNNHINMSQSTNDVYPTAIKITLYELIYRLKDSLRYLRDCFHEKAHEFKDVLKMGRTQLQDAVPMTLGQEFKTYEVMIDEDIFRLRDAQAMLKEVNLGATAIGTGINTKDSYQRKAISNLREVTGIDYVSAGDLIEATQDTGAFVHISGILKRVAIKISKICNDLRLLSSGPRAGFNEINLPKVQPGSSIMPGKVNPVIPEVVNQVAFEVIGADVTISMASEGGQLQLNVFEPIIAYKLFTSINMMRRSFYTLADKCVKGITANEDICMEYILNSVTIVTSLNPILGYETCSAIAKEALATNRRVYDIVLEKELFTKEELDKLLHPKNMVHNYSSVL
- a CDS encoding asparaginase domain-containing protein is translated as MNVTIINTGGTFNKRYNPLKGILEVPSDNIALNKIIESCHNVNFEIKNIVSKDSLDMDDNDRQVITKAVNETANDNIIIIHGTDTVDLTSAFLRQQVKNKKIVFTGAMVPMSIDEVEATMNFSQALGFLSANVENGIYLAMHGVVVDASKLVKNRKEGKFLIQE